The following are encoded together in the Phocoena sinus isolate mPhoSin1 chromosome 11, mPhoSin1.pri, whole genome shotgun sequence genome:
- the TEAD3 gene encoding transcriptional enhancer factor TEF-5 → MYGRNELIARYIKLRTGKTRTRKQVSSHIQVLARKKVREYQVGIKAMNLDQVSKDKALQSMASMSSAQIVSASVLQNKFSPPSPLPQAVFSTSSRFWSSPPLLGQQPGPSQDIKPFAQPAYPVQPPLPPTLSSYEPLAPLPSAAASVPVWQDRTIASSRLRLLEYSAFMEVQRDPDTYSKHLFVHIGQTNPAFSDPPLEAVDVRQIYDKFPEKKGGLKELYEKGPPNAFFLVKFWADLNSTVQEGPGAFYGVSSQYSSADSMTISVSTKVCSFGKQVVEKVETEYARLENGRFVYRIHRSPMCEYMINFIHKLKHLPEKYMMNSVLENFTILQVVTSRDSQETLLVIAFVFEVSTSEHGAQHHVYKLVKD, encoded by the exons ATGTACG GCCGAAATGAGTTGATCGCACGGTATATTAAATTGAGGACGGGAAAGACTCGGACAAGAAAACAG GTGTCCAGCCACATACAGGTTCTAGCTCGGAAGAAGGTGCGGGAGTACCAGGTTGGCATCAAG GCCATGAACCTG GACCAGGTCTCCAAGGACAAAGCCCTCCAGAGTATGGCATCCATGTCCTCTGCCCAGATTGTCTCAGCCAGCGTCCTACAGAACAAGTTCAgcccaccctcccctctgccccaggccGTCTTCTCCACTTCCTCTCGG TTCTGGAGCAGCCCCCCTCTCCTGGGACAGCAGCCTGGACCCTCTCAGGA CATCAAGCCCTTTGCACAGCCAGCCTACCCCGTCCAGCCACCCCTGCCGCCGACGCTCAGCA GTTATGAGCCCCTGGCCCCGCTCCCCTCAGCTGCTGCCTCTGTGCCTGTGTGGCAGGACCGCACCATCGCCTCCTCCCGGCTGCGGCTCCTCGAATATTCCGCCTTCATGGAGGTGCAGCGCGACCCTGACACG TACAGCAAACACCTGTTTGTGCACATCGGCCAGACGAATCCCGCCTTCTCAGACCCGCCCCTGGAGGCAGTGGATGTGCGTCAGATCTACGACAAGTTTCCCGAGAAGAAGGGTGGCCTGAAGGAGCTCTATGAGAAGGGGCCCCCTAACGCCTTCTTCCTCGTCAAGTTCTGG gccGACCTCAACAGCACCGTCCAGGAGGGCCCGGGCGCCTTCTACGGGGTCAGCTCCCAGTACAGCTCGGCCGACAGCATGACCATCAGCGTCTCCACCAAGGTGTGCTCCTTTGGCAAGCAGGTGGTGGAGAAGGTGGAG ACCGAGTACGCCAGGCTGGAGAATGGGCGCTTCGTGTACCGCATCCACCGCTCGCCCATGTGCGAGTACATGATCAACTTCATCCACAAGCTCAAGCACCTGCCCGAAAAGTATATGATGAACAGCGTCCTGGAGAACTTCACCATCCTGCAG GTGGTCACGAGCCGGGACTCCCAGGAGACCTTGCTCGTCATTGCTTTCGTCTTTGAAGTCTCCACCAGCGAGCACGGGGCCCAGCACCACGTCTACAAACTCGTCAAAGACTAG
- the RPL10A gene encoding 60S ribosomal protein L10a — translation MSSKVSRDTLYEAVREVLHGNQRKRRKFLETVELQISLKNYDPQKDKRFSGTVRLKSTPRPKFSVCVLGDQQHCDEAKAVDIPHMDIEALKKLNKNKKLVKKLAKKYDAFLASESLIKQIPRILGPGLNKAGKFPSLLTHNENMVAKVDEVKSTIKFQMKKVLCLAVAVGHVKMTDDELVYNIHLAVNFLVSLLKKNWQNVRALYIKSTMGKPQRLY, via the exons ATGAG CAGCAAAGTCTCCCGAGACACCCTCTACGAGGCAGTGCGGGAAGTCCTGCACGGGAACCAGCGCAAGCGCCGGAA GTTTTTGGAGACGGTGGAGCTTCAGATAAGCCTGAAGAACTATGACCCTCAGAAGGACAAACGCTTCTCGGGCACCGTCAG GCTTAAGTCCACTCCCCGCCCCAAGTTTTCCGTGTGTGTTCTGGGGGACCAGCAGCATTGTGATGAGGCCAAGGCTGTGGATATCCCCCACATGGACATCGAGGCCCTGAAGAAACTCAACAAGAATAAGAAACTGGTCAAGAAGCTGG CCAAGAAGTATGATGCCTTTTTGGCTTCAGAGTCTCTGATCAAGCAGATCCCACGAATCCTGGGCCCAGGCCTGAATAAGGCTGGCAAGTTTCCTTCCTTGCTGACCCACAATGAGAACATGGTGGCCAAAGTTGATGAAGTGAAGTCCACAATCAAGTTCCAGATGAAGAAG gtGCTGTGTCTGGCAGTGGCTGTTGGCCACGTGAAAATGACAGATGATGAGCTTGTGTACAACATCCACTTAGCTGTCAACTTCCTGGTGTCGTTGCTCAAGAAAAATTGGCAGAACGTTCGGGCTTTGTACATTAAGAGCACCATGGGCAAGCCTCAGCGCCTGTACTAA
- the LOC116762638 gene encoding LOW QUALITY PROTEIN: ATP synthase subunit f, mitochondrial-like (The sequence of the model RefSeq protein was modified relative to this genomic sequence to represent the inferred CDS: deleted 1 base in 1 codon; substituted 1 base at 1 genomic stop codon): MASVIPLKEEKLLDVKIGELPSWILTQDFTPAXNFPLREMLLFAGAFQRGYYQYYNKYVSVKKGSFAGLSTVLAAYVLFNYCCSYKEFEHEWPRKYR; encoded by the exons ATGGCATCAGTCATACCACTGAAGGAAGAGAAGCTCCTGGATGTCAAAATAGGGGAGCTGCCAAGCTGGATACTGACGCAGGATTTCACCCCTGCGTGAAATTTC CCCCTGCGTGAAATGCTCCTCTTTGCTGGAGCATTTCAAAGAGGTTACTACCAGTATTACAATAAGTATGTCAGTGTGAAGAAAGGGAGCTTCGCTGGGCTTTCTACGGTGTTGGCAGCTTACGTGCTTTTCAACTACTGCTGTTCTTACAAGGAGTTCGAACACGAGTGGCCACGCAAGTACCGCTGA